A stretch of Oryza brachyantha chromosome 4, ObraRS2, whole genome shotgun sequence DNA encodes these proteins:
- the LOC102699501 gene encoding zinc-finger homeodomain protein 8-like, translated as MMDHLSLVPYEGSSAGGGGGGKYKECMRNHAAAMGGQAFDGCGEYMPASPDSLKCAACGCHRSFHRRASAAASAGGVGGGAGACGPPVLFRPPPVSHHGALQGFLPSVPPPPPQLALPYHAVPAAAWHHAAVAARAGSETPPRQDDFGPGSAGATGSGSFGRKRFRTKFTPEQKERMREFAEKQGWRINRNDDGALDRFCLEIGVKRHVLKVWMHNHKNQLASSPTSAAAAAAVAGMNPLNPGTGIGLSTGVGVGGAGDDDDTDDSPPRAAVSSPSPSPISV; from the coding sequence ATGATGGATCACCTGAGCCTGGTGCCCTACGAGGGgagcagcgccggcggcggcgggggagggaaGTACAAGGAGTGCATGCGGAAccacgcggcggcgatgggcgGGCAGGCGTTCGACGGGTGCGGGGAGTACATGCCGGCGTCGCCCGACTCGCTCAAGTGCGCCGCGTGCGGGTGCCACCGCAGCTTCCACCGCCGCgcgtccgcggcggcgtccgcggGGGGAgtcggtggtggcgccggggCGTGCGGGCCACCGGTGCTtttccgcccgccgccggtgtCGCACCACGGCGCGCTGCAGGGCTTCCTCCCGTCggtgcccccgccgccgccgcagctcgcGCTGCCGTACCACGCCGTGCCGGCCGCGGCGTGGCACCACGCGGCCGTGGCCGCCCGCGCCGGGTCGGAGACGCCGCCCCGGCAGGACGACTTCGGTCccggcagcgccggcgccaccggtTCGGGCAGCTTCGGGCGGAAGCGGTTCCGGACCAAGTTCACGCCGGAGCAGAAGGAGCGCATGCGCGAGTTCGCCGAGAAGCAAGGGTGGCGCATCAACCGCAACGACGACGGAGCCCTGGATCGCTTCTGCCTCGAGATCGGCGTCAAGCGCCACGTCCTCAAGGTCTGGATGCACAACCACAAGAACCAGCTTGCCTCTTCCCCaacctccgccgctgccgccgccgcagtcgcGGGCATGAACCCTCTCAACCCAGGCACCGGCATAGGCCTCAGcaccggcgtcggcgtcggcggcgccggcgacgacgacgacaccgaCGActcccctccccgcgccgccgtgtcgTCCCCCTCTCCTTCCCCAATCAGCGTCTAG
- the LOC102699778 gene encoding kinesin-like protein KIN-7E, chloroplastic has translation MSSSASRSTRASISPFRSRRTSAGGGVAPQATTGAGAGRASSGGRPSTPSSSSSARPVTPSSSSGGRPTTPSAAFARPTTPSSSARPATPSSTASGRPTTPSSVSSRAAGRAPSAPALDAANAKENIMVTVRFRPLSPREINKGDEVAWYADGDNMVRNEYNPSIAYAFDKVFGPATTTRHVYDIAAQHVVSGAMEGINGTVFAYGVTSSGKTHTMHGEQKSPGIIPLAVKDVFSIIQDTPGREFLLRVSYLEIYNEVINDLLDPIGQNLRIREDAQGTYVEGIKEEVVLSPAHALSLIASGEEHRHVGSNNFNLVSSRSHTIFTLTIESSPCGENDEEVKLSQLNLIDLAGSESSKTETTGLRRKEGSYINKSLLTLGTVIAKLTDGKATHIPYRDSKLTRLLQSSLSGHGRISLICTVTPASSNSEETHNTLKFAHRSKHIEIKASQNKIIDEKSLIKKYQKEITCLKEELQQLRRGMMGNGYILPTDQEDLVSLKLQLEAGQVKLQSRLEEEEEAKAALMGRIQRLTKLILVSTKSSISSNVSGKASLRRRHSFGEDELAYLPDRKREYSIEDDEVSLDSEFSIEGKLDSNNPDESLRFDRRNRKRGMLGWFKLKKSDQLAGLSPGVDSESTASGSPSFARSSQQKHLLLDLKDGRRKSMTRKGDDPALTDFFPERTQAGDLFSAASRARHHLPSGTTIVDQIDLLQEQVKMLAGEVALCTSSLKRLSEQVVNNPDDSQIQEQIEKLKNEINEKKSHIRVLEQRMAESLETTEDPVMRTEMSQTFSKLSTQLSEKTFELEIMSADNRILQDQLQAKVSENAELKESVAQLRQEIDNLLKTAKSEDNVASMQSSEPSTTSSNPRDLTSHANMSSRTTEDHIESPLKSQVLMQAVEIENLKLDKLRLAEEKDGLEIHSQKLAEESSYAKELAAAAAVELKNLAEEVTRLSYENAKLNADLAAAKEQTRSSIQSDTKRRDQENGIFVEELQKELVASCQREAVLEDTLSQKARRENELLKIIDDAKCREHDLENELANMWMLVAELKKENSQEDLFEFKATQNGFHSSKTDTARMMSEMEASDNRNWDGVSSFEEAKMAYNVQRRRCKELEGIVSRLKGEDLRGLDVKVLEELQNFHVEALSRICQEKMANQVL, from the exons TCGTCGGGAGGGCGCCCCTCCAcgccctcgtcgtcctcctccgcgcggCCCGTCaccccgtcgtcgtcctccggtGGCAGGCCCACCACCCCCTCCGCGGCGTTCGCGCGCCCCACCaccccgtcctcctccgcgcgcCCCGCCACGCCGTCCTCCACGGCCTCCGGGCGGCCGACGACGCCCTCGTCGGTCTCCTCGAGGGCGGCCGGGAGGGCGCCTTCCGCCCCGGCGCTGGACGCGGCCAATGCCAAGGAGAACATCATGGTCACAGTCCGCTTCCGGCCCCTCAG TCCTAGAGAGATCAACAAGGGGGATGAGGTGGCGTGGTACGCGGACGGCGACAACATGGTGCGGAACGAGTACAATCCGAGTATCGCCTACGCTTTCG ATAAAGTCTTTGGCCCTGCTACTACTACTCGCCATGTATATGATATTGCTGCTCAGCATGTTGTAAGTGGTGCCATGGAAGGAATCAATG GCACTGTTTTTGCATATGGTGTAACTAGTAGCGGGAAAACCCACACCATGCAT GGAGAGCAAAAATCACCTGGAATTATCCCATTGGCAGTGAAGGATGTTTTCAGCATTATTCAAGAT ACACCTGGACGAGAATTTCTTCTGCGAGTTTCATATCTTGAAATATACAATGAG GTTATCAACGATTTACTTGATCCGATTGGACAGAATCTCAGAATTCGAGAAGATGCACAG GGAACTTATGTGGAAGGGATTAAAGAAGAAGTTGTTTTATCACCTGCACATGCACTCTCTCTGATAGCATCTGGCGAAG AGCACAGACATGTTGGATCCAATAACTTCAATCTTGTCAGCAGTCGGAGCCACACTATCTTCACATTG ACAATTGAGAGTAGCCCCTGTGGTGAGAATGATGAAGAAGTCAAATTGTCCCAGTTG AATTTGATTGATCTTGCTGGGTCTGAGAGTTCCAAGACTGAAACAACTGGATTGCGACGCAAGGAAGGCTCATACATAAATAAGAGTCTGCTCACCCTTGGAACT GTCATTGCTAAACTTACTGATGGTAAGGCTACTCATATTCCTTATCGAGACTCAAAACTCACACGCTTACTTCAGTCCTCTCTTAGTGGACATGGGCGCATTTCT CTTATTTGCACAGTTACCCCTGCTTCCAGCAACAGTGAAGAGACACACAATACATTAAAATTTGCCCACAGGAGCAAGCATATAGAAATAAAAGCTTCTCAGAATAAG ataATTGATGAGAAGTCCTTGATAAAGAAGTATCAAAAGGAGATAACCTGCTTGAAAGAAGAGTTGCAGCAACTAAGACGTGGTATGATGGGAAATGGGTACATCCTTCCAACAGATCAGGAGGATCTTGTTAGCTTAAAACTTcag CTTGAAGCTGGTCAAGTGAAACTCCAATCAAGGttagaagaggaagaagaagcaaaagCAGCATTGATGGGTAGAATTCAGAGGCTAACAAAACTGATATTGGTATCAACAAAAAGTTCTATATCCTCAAATGTTTCAGGAAAGGCCAGCCTTCGTCGACGACATTCATTTGGGGAAGATGAG CTTGCTTATTTGCCTGATCGGAAGAGGGAGTACTCCATAGAAGATGACGAAGTTAGTCTTGATTCAGAGTTTTCAATTGAAGGAAAACTTGATTCTAACAATCCTGATGAGTCACTTAGGTTTGATAGAAGGAATCGCAAGCGTGGAATGCTTGGTTGGTTCAAATTGAAG AAGTCAGATCAATTGGCAGGACTATCACCTGGTGTGGACAGTGAAAGCACAGCTAGTGGCTCACCTTCCTTTGCTAGATCATCGCAACAAAAACACCTGCTTCTTGACCTGAAGGATGGTCGAAGGAAATCTATGACTAGGAAAGGAGATGATCCAGCACttactgatttttttccaGAGAGGACTCAAGCAGGTGACTTATTTAGTGCTGCATCCAGAGCACGGCACCATCTGCCG AGTGGAACAACTATTGTGGATCAAATAGATCTTCTTCAAGAGCAGGTCAAAATGTTGGCTGGGGAAGTTGCACTTTGTACAAGCTCACTCAAAAGGCTATCAGAGCAAGTGGTGAACAACCCTGACGATTCACAGATTCAG GAGCAAAttgaaaagttgaaaaatgaaattaatgaaaagaaATCGCATATACGTGTGCTAGAGCAGCGTATGGCAGAATCACTGGAAACTACTGAAGACCCAGTTATGAGGACCGAAATGTCTCAG ACCTTTTCAAAGTTGAGCACGCAATTGAGCGAGAAAACATTTGAGTTGGAG ATCATGTCTGCAGATAATAGAATCCTTCAGGACCAGCTACAAGCAAAG GTATCAGAAAATGCTGAACTTAAAGAATCAGTTGCACAACTGAGGCAAGAAATTGATAATCTGTTGAAGACTGCAAAAAGTGAGGATAATGTGGCTAGTATGCAGTCAAGTGAGCCATCAACTACAAGCAGCAATCCTAGGGATTTGACAAGTCATGCAAACATGTCCTCTAGAACAACTGAAGATCATATTGAGTCTCCATTGAAATCTCAAGTGCTCATGCAG GCTGTAGAAATCGAAAATTTGAAGCTAGACAAGCTGAGGTTGGCAGAAGAGAAGGATGGGTTGGAAATTCACAGTCAAAAGCTGGCTGAAGAATCATCCTATGCTAAAGAAttggcagcagctgctgcagttGAACTAAAGAACCTGGCAGAAGAAGTTACGAGGCTTTCTTATGAAAATGCAAAGCTGAATGCAGACTTAGCTGCAGCGAAAGAGCAAACAAGGAGCAGTATCCAGAGTGACACAAAACGCCGTGATCAGGAGAATGGAATCTTCGTAGAGGAGTTGCAGAAAGAGTTGGTGGCCAGCTGTCAGAGGGAGGCTGTGTTAGAGGACACATTGTCCCAAAAGGCCCGAAGAGAGAATGAGCTTCTCAAGATTATTGACGATGCAAAATGCCGTGAGCATGatttagaaaatgaactagcaAACATGTGGATGCTTGTTGCTGAgctaaagaaagaaaattctCAGGAGGATTTGTTCGAATTTAAAGCAACACAAAACGGCTTTCATTCATCAAAGACTGATACTGCCAGGATGATGAGTGAAATGGAAGCTTCAGATAATAGGAACTGGGATGGCGTCAGTTCTTTTGAAGAAGCAAAAATGGCATACAATGTTCAAAGAAGGCGCTGCAAAGAGTTGGAAGGCATCGTTTCCAGATTGAAG GGTGAGGATCTAAGAGGCTTAGATGTCAAAGTCCTAGAAGAGTTACAAAATTTCCATGTAGAAGCGTTATCAAGGATTTGCCAAGAAAAG ATGGCAAATCAGGTGCTATAG